The following proteins are encoded in a genomic region of Dokdonia donghaensis DSW-1:
- a CDS encoding AAA family ATPase gives MSDVAAIKNLVQKHGLLKTEISKIIVGQEKVIDEILLSIFSGGHALLIGVPGLAKTLMVNTIATTLGLDFKRIQFTPDLMPSDILGSEILDESRQFKFIKGPIFSNIILADEINRTPPKTQAALLEAMQERVVTVAGQRYPLSLPYFVLATQNPIEQEGTYPLPEAQLDRFMFSINLDYPSFQEEVDVVKATTSDSKPTVSALLNAAQIIEFQQLVRRIPVADNVIEYAVNLVSKTRPKTEKAAQIVNDYIDWGAGPRASQNLILGAKTHAAVNGKFSPDIEDVQAVATGILRHRMIKNYKAEAEGLTIESIIKDLF, from the coding sequence ATGTCTGACGTTGCAGCCATAAAGAATCTCGTGCAAAAGCACGGATTACTCAAAACAGAAATATCAAAAATAATAGTAGGTCAAGAAAAAGTAATAGATGAGATTCTCCTCTCTATTTTTTCTGGTGGCCACGCTTTATTAATAGGTGTTCCTGGGCTTGCAAAGACATTAATGGTAAACACTATTGCCACTACCTTAGGTCTTGATTTTAAACGTATACAGTTTACTCCAGACTTAATGCCTAGTGATATATTAGGATCAGAGATACTAGATGAGTCTAGACAGTTTAAATTTATTAAAGGCCCTATCTTTTCTAATATTATTCTAGCAGATGAGATTAACCGTACACCACCTAAGACTCAAGCTGCCCTTCTAGAAGCGATGCAAGAGCGTGTGGTTACAGTTGCTGGGCAGAGATATCCTTTATCACTACCATATTTTGTGCTAGCTACTCAAAACCCTATCGAGCAGGAGGGAACTTACCCACTGCCAGAGGCACAACTAGATCGCTTTATGTTTTCTATTAATCTTGATTACCCATCTTTTCAAGAAGAGGTAGATGTTGTAAAAGCGACCACATCAGATAGTAAGCCTACAGTAAGTGCATTATTAAATGCAGCCCAGATTATAGAGTTTCAGCAACTAGTGAGGCGCATCCCTGTTGCAGATAATGTGATAGAGTATGCAGTAAATCTAGTAAGCAAGACGAGACCTAAGACAGAAAAAGCTGCTCAGATAGTAAATGATTACATAGACTGGGGAGCGGGACCACGTGCGTCTCAAAACTTAATACTTGGTGCAAAGACACACGCAGCTGTAAATGGTAAATTCTCGCCAGATATAGAAGATGTACAGGCCGTAGCTACCGGTATCCTTAGGCATAGAATGATTAAAAACTATAAAGCAGAGGCAGAGGGACTCACTATAGAGTCTATTATTAAAGATCTTTTTTAG
- a CDS encoding VOC family protein has product MKTENNYPKSFSHIGLTVPNIKAAVQFYSEVMGWYVIMEPSTVKKETDTAIGQMCIDVFGTDWEEFEIAHLATSDGIGVELFSFPHGVKEAPAFNPFNTGLFHFCIQDPQIEELVEKIVAHGGKQRMPIREYYPKEKPFKMCYVEDPFGIVFEVYTHSYELTYSSGAYTGKPA; this is encoded by the coding sequence ATGAAAACAGAAAATAATTATCCAAAGTCATTTTCTCACATTGGGCTTACCGTTCCAAATATAAAAGCAGCAGTACAATTTTACTCAGAGGTTATGGGATGGTATGTAATTATGGAACCATCTACCGTAAAAAAAGAAACAGATACTGCGATAGGGCAAATGTGTATTGACGTTTTTGGGACAGACTGGGAAGAATTTGAAATTGCACACCTAGCCACATCAGACGGTATCGGTGTGGAGCTATTTTCATTTCCGCACGGAGTGAAAGAAGCTCCTGCATTTAATCCTTTTAATACTGGGTTATTTCACTTTTGTATACAAGACCCTCAAATTGAAGAGCTAGTAGAAAAAATAGTCGCTCACGGAGGAAAACAAAGAATGCCTATACGTGAGTATTACCCAAAAGAGAAACCATTTAAGATGTGCTATGTAGAAGATCCTTTTGGGATTGTTTTTGAAGTATACACACATAGTTATGAGTTAACCTACTCATCTGGCGCTTACACAGGCAAACCAGCATAA
- a CDS encoding peptidylprolyl isomerase: MKFTTNILVLFFAIQIGFAQTTEVTAAAVTTEVEEAPVVKKDTVKISIDKFKVDGVAGVVGEYLILESDIDKFLSDIKNQGQAASEVTPCQVMGNLLESKLLAHQAVQDSLIVQDARVNSEVDQIIQRFSSQLGSEQKVVEFYKKDNMADLRAELFGIRKDIILSELMNDKIIETVDVTPDEVKTFFESIPEDQVPTVGVELEISRIVIEPKASEEERQKVIDRLKGFRRDILENGSSFATKAVLYTQDPGSRSEGGLMVIDRNTPLVKEFRDVAFSLQDGEISEPFETEFGFHIVYVEKTRGERKDIRHILLVPEIKEAQEEEAKDLVKLVRKRIVDGELTFEEAAKEFSDEEETKYDGGTLTIPQTGSRRFELTKVDPDIYSKIDDLEDGEVSLVFTDQTRTGQKQYLLYSVNNRLEEHKADYVNDYIKIKELALRQKQIKAIEKWQEEKIAETYIKINGENRDCDFVSNWLKK; this comes from the coding sequence TTGAAATTTACAACTAACATATTAGTCCTGTTTTTTGCTATACAAATAGGTTTTGCACAAACTACAGAGGTGACTGCAGCAGCAGTAACTACAGAAGTTGAAGAAGCACCAGTAGTAAAAAAGGACACTGTAAAAATATCTATAGACAAATTTAAGGTAGATGGAGTTGCAGGTGTAGTAGGAGAGTACCTTATTCTAGAAAGTGATATAGATAAGTTCCTATCAGATATAAAAAATCAAGGACAAGCAGCTTCAGAGGTTACACCTTGCCAAGTAATGGGTAATTTACTTGAAAGCAAATTACTTGCTCACCAGGCAGTTCAAGATAGTCTTATCGTACAAGATGCTAGAGTAAACAGTGAGGTAGATCAAATTATACAACGTTTTTCGAGCCAGTTAGGTTCAGAACAAAAGGTTGTAGAATTCTACAAGAAGGATAATATGGCAGATTTAAGAGCCGAACTTTTTGGAATTAGAAAAGATATTATCTTATCAGAATTAATGAATGACAAAATCATTGAGACGGTAGATGTAACACCAGACGAGGTTAAGACATTTTTTGAGAGTATTCCAGAAGATCAAGTACCTACGGTAGGAGTAGAGTTAGAAATATCAAGAATCGTAATTGAGCCCAAGGCTTCAGAAGAAGAGCGTCAGAAGGTGATAGATCGCCTTAAAGGTTTTCGTAGAGATATTCTAGAGAACGGAAGTAGCTTTGCGACAAAGGCTGTACTATATACCCAAGACCCAGGTTCAAGATCAGAAGGAGGTCTTATGGTAATAGACCGCAACACCCCACTTGTAAAAGAGTTTAGAGACGTTGCCTTTAGCCTTCAAGATGGAGAGATAAGTGAGCCTTTTGAGACAGAGTTTGGTTTTCACATTGTTTATGTAGAAAAAACAAGAGGAGAACGTAAGGACATACGTCACATACTGCTTGTACCAGAAATTAAAGAAGCTCAAGAAGAAGAAGCAAAAGATCTAGTAAAACTTGTAAGAAAGCGCATTGTAGACGGTGAGTTAACCTTTGAGGAGGCTGCAAAAGAATTTTCAGATGAGGAAGAAACTAAGTATGATGGAGGTACGCTTACAATACCACAAACAGGTAGCAGACGTTTTGAACTTACTAAAGTAGATCCAGATATTTACTCAAAAATAGATGACCTTGAGGATGGTGAGGTATCACTTGTTTTTACAGATCAAACTAGAACAGGGCAAAAGCAGTATCTTTTGTATTCAGTAAATAATAGACTGGAAGAGCATAAGGCAGACTATGTAAACGATTACATAAAAATTAAAGAACTTGCCTTACGCCAAAAGCAAATTAAAGCCATAGAGAAGTGGCAAGAAGAAAAAATTGCAGAGACTTATATCAAAATCAACGGAGAAAACCGTGATTGTGATTTTGTAAGTAACTGGTTAAAAAAATAA
- a CDS encoding OmpH family outer membrane protein translates to MKKIVLAMLVVLFTATAFAQSKVGTVDADFILTKMPELTAANEEVKKYNLDLESQMKVKIEDYEAKVKLYQAGQAGFTDEERKTKQGEIIALEDDISKFRQNGAQLLQLKQSEVVQPLYKKIGEVVTTVAKEQGFSHILTIGNNNNFAYADPASDITMAVLAKMGIKIEE, encoded by the coding sequence ATGAAAAAAATCGTACTCGCAATGTTAGTCGTGCTATTTACAGCAACAGCTTTTGCACAAAGTAAAGTAGGAACTGTAGATGCAGATTTTATCCTTACAAAAATGCCCGAGCTTACTGCTGCAAATGAAGAAGTAAAAAAATACAATCTTGATCTTGAGTCTCAAATGAAAGTAAAGATCGAAGATTATGAAGCAAAAGTAAAACTATACCAAGCGGGACAAGCAGGCTTTACAGACGAAGAAAGAAAAACTAAGCAAGGAGAAATCATTGCACTAGAAGACGATATTTCTAAATTTCGTCAGAATGGAGCACAACTTTTACAACTTAAACAATCTGAAGTAGTACAACCACTTTATAAGAAAATAGGTGAAGTTGTAACTACAGTGGCAAAAGAGCAAGGCTTCTCACACATCCTTACTATAGGTAATAACAACAACTTTGCATATGCAGATCCTGCATCAGACATCACGATGGCTGTACTTGCAAAAATGGGTATCAAAATAGAGGAGTAA
- a CDS encoding aconitate hydratase: protein MAFDIDMIKKVYASMAERVDAARDLVGKPLTLSEKILYSHLWDGKPSTAFTRGKDYVDFAPDRIACQDATAQMALLQFMQAGKDKVAVPTTVHCDHLIQAKEGAATDLKNANNVSSEVFNFLESVSNKYGIGFWKPGAGIIHQVVLENYAFPGGMMIGTDSHTVNAGGLGMVAIGVGGADAVDVMAGMAWELKFPKLIGVKLTGTISGWTAPKDVILKVAEILTAKGGTGAIVEYFGPGAESLSCTGKGTICNMGAEIGATTSTFGYDASMERYLRATDRADVADAANNVKEYLTADADVYANPEQYFDQVIEINLTELNPLLNGPFTPDLSTAVGSDMTEKATKNEWPLEVEWGLIGSCTNSSYEDLSRASSIAQQALDKGIKMKAELGINPGSELVRYTTERDGILDIFENLDAKIFTNACGPCIGQWARYSDPKNAPKNSIVHSFNRNFAKRADGNPNTHAFVASPEITAAIAIAGRLDFNPMTDTLLNEDGQEVKFDEPTGWELPPKGFEVQDNGYLAPVEDGSGVVVSVSPDSERLELLTPFTPIQDSEMQGMKLLIKAFGKCTTDHISMAGPWLRYRGHLDNISNNCLIGAVNAFGKKTNFVKNQLTGEYGGVPDTQREYKKAGIKTVVVGDHNYGEGSSREHAAMEPRHLGVAAVIVKSFARIHETNLKKQGMLGLTFQNEADYDLIQEDDTFNFIDIADFAPDTPLTVEIVHADGSKDTIKVNHTYNDAQIAWYREGSALNLIKKESAA from the coding sequence ATGGCATTTGATATTGATATGATCAAGAAGGTTTATGCAAGTATGGCAGAGCGTGTAGACGCGGCTCGTGATCTTGTAGGTAAGCCCCTTACACTTTCTGAAAAGATTTTATATTCTCACCTTTGGGATGGGAAGCCTTCTACGGCATTTACACGTGGTAAAGACTACGTAGACTTTGCTCCAGATCGTATCGCTTGTCAAGATGCTACGGCGCAAATGGCGCTATTGCAGTTTATGCAGGCTGGTAAGGATAAAGTAGCAGTACCTACAACGGTACACTGTGATCACCTTATACAAGCAAAAGAAGGTGCAGCAACAGACCTTAAAAATGCAAACAATGTCTCTAGCGAGGTTTTTAACTTCTTAGAGTCGGTTTCAAATAAATACGGTATTGGTTTTTGGAAACCAGGAGCTGGTATTATACACCAGGTAGTTCTTGAAAACTACGCGTTTCCTGGAGGAATGATGATTGGTACAGATTCTCACACAGTAAACGCTGGTGGTCTAGGTATGGTCGCGATAGGAGTAGGTGGAGCAGATGCTGTAGATGTTATGGCAGGTATGGCTTGGGAGCTTAAATTCCCAAAGCTTATAGGTGTAAAACTTACAGGTACCATTTCAGGATGGACAGCGCCAAAAGACGTTATCCTTAAAGTAGCAGAGATTCTTACTGCAAAGGGTGGTACAGGTGCTATTGTAGAGTACTTTGGCCCTGGGGCAGAGTCTTTATCTTGTACTGGTAAGGGTACTATCTGTAATATGGGAGCAGAGATAGGAGCAACCACTTCTACATTTGGATATGATGCTTCTATGGAGCGTTATTTACGTGCTACAGATCGTGCAGATGTTGCAGATGCTGCAAACAATGTAAAAGAATACCTTACTGCAGATGCAGATGTATATGCAAATCCAGAACAATATTTTGACCAAGTAATTGAGATTAACCTTACTGAGCTTAACCCATTACTTAACGGTCCTTTTACTCCAGACCTTTCTACAGCTGTAGGGTCAGATATGACAGAGAAGGCAACAAAAAATGAGTGGCCACTAGAAGTAGAGTGGGGACTTATAGGTTCCTGTACAAACTCTTCTTATGAAGATTTATCTAGAGCTTCATCTATTGCTCAACAAGCACTAGATAAAGGAATAAAAATGAAAGCAGAGCTTGGTATCAACCCAGGATCTGAGCTTGTACGTTATACAACAGAGCGTGATGGTATCTTAGATATTTTTGAAAATCTAGATGCTAAGATATTTACAAATGCTTGTGGACCTTGTATCGGGCAGTGGGCTCGTTACAGCGATCCTAAAAATGCGCCAAAAAACAGTATCGTACACTCGTTTAATAGAAACTTTGCAAAGCGTGCAGATGGTAACCCAAATACTCACGCCTTTGTAGCATCACCAGAGATTACTGCTGCTATAGCAATTGCAGGTAGACTTGATTTTAACCCTATGACAGATACGCTTCTTAATGAAGATGGTCAAGAGGTTAAGTTTGATGAGCCTACAGGATGGGAATTACCTCCTAAAGGATTTGAAGTTCAAGATAATGGTTACTTAGCTCCGGTAGAAGATGGAAGTGGTGTCGTTGTAAGTGTATCTCCAGATTCTGAAAGGCTAGAGCTCTTAACGCCATTTACACCTATTCAAGATAGTGAGATGCAGGGTATGAAGTTACTTATCAAAGCATTTGGTAAGTGTACAACAGACCACATCTCTATGGCAGGACCTTGGTTACGTTATAGAGGACACTTAGATAACATTTCTAACAACTGTCTTATAGGTGCTGTAAACGCCTTTGGAAAAAAGACAAACTTTGTTAAAAATCAACTTACAGGTGAGTATGGTGGAGTGCCAGACACACAACGTGAGTATAAAAAGGCAGGAATTAAAACTGTAGTTGTAGGAGATCATAACTATGGTGAAGGTTCTTCTCGTGAGCACGCGGCAATGGAGCCTCGCCACCTAGGCGTAGCTGCAGTGATTGTAAAATCTTTTGCACGTATACACGAGACAAACTTAAAGAAGCAAGGTATGTTAGGTCTTACCTTCCAGAACGAGGCAGATTATGACCTTATTCAAGAAGATGATACTTTTAACTTTATAGATATTGCAGATTTTGCTCCAGATACTCCACTTACAGTAGAGATCGTTCACGCAGATGGAAGCAAAGACACTATTAAAGTAAACCACACGTACAACGATGCTCAAATCGCTTGGTATCGTGAGGGAAGTGCTCTTAACTTAATCAAAAAAGAAAGCGCTGCATAA
- a CDS encoding peptidylprolyl isomerase, which translates to MSFVSLGQQEVLLKVNNDEVTTVDFVRVYEKNLALINDAEENSPEQYLDLFIDYKLKVQEAYRKGLHNKASYKKEIASYRTQLAKDYLNDVQVTDKLVEEAYNRTKNELRARHILVRVRPDALPKDTLTAFNKLLEARKRIVAGEDFAFIARKYSEDPSAKQNGGDLGWFKAFKMVYPFENAAYTTKINEVSQPFRTSFGYHIVQPTASRIAQGSVQVAHIMIALKQKDSSIIAEGKIKEVRALLAKGAAFETLALNYSDDKNSAKKGGVLSAFEKGQLSSSKFENTAFDLKKVGDISEPFKTKFGWHILKLIKKNPVLSFEKMKPSLTKRVTKDSRARVLSQELNTRLREQYNITQEQEIVSYFTSVLPEVYEEKLNVFTDGNALLREALKVGDQVYTHKDIAQALEKKYRKAPYVSRDYFVKREVENFVNNALITYHKLHLEEQDSDFGLLIKEYKEGLLLFDLLKTEIWDKAQKDSVGLKTFYINNIERYNASQTFTTRVFTTSQKKIASTYLKRNTQGENSNSVLSVLKKKHDSPIIVTLKDFVKEDLPMTGVVRIGDKELLKEGENYLVYEVVSINEAMTNTLQNVRGQVMSDYQKFLEDTFVNRLREDSNITVNKTVLNKLISRYNE; encoded by the coding sequence ATGTCTTTTGTCTCTTTAGGACAGCAAGAGGTATTACTTAAAGTAAATAATGATGAAGTAACTACAGTAGATTTTGTGCGTGTTTATGAGAAAAATCTTGCTCTCATAAACGACGCAGAAGAGAACTCACCAGAACAATACCTAGACCTCTTTATAGATTATAAGCTTAAAGTTCAAGAAGCTTATAGAAAAGGGCTTCATAACAAAGCGTCTTATAAAAAAGAGATAGCCTCATATAGAACACAACTGGCAAAAGATTATCTCAATGATGTACAAGTGACAGATAAGCTTGTGGAAGAGGCCTACAATAGAACTAAAAATGAACTTCGAGCAAGGCATATTCTTGTAAGAGTGCGTCCAGATGCATTACCAAAAGATACGCTAACGGCTTTTAATAAATTATTAGAGGCAAGAAAACGTATTGTGGCAGGAGAAGATTTTGCTTTCATTGCACGTAAGTATAGTGAAGATCCATCTGCCAAGCAAAATGGCGGAGACTTAGGGTGGTTTAAGGCTTTTAAAATGGTTTATCCTTTTGAAAACGCCGCATATACTACAAAGATTAATGAAGTTTCTCAACCCTTTAGAACGAGTTTCGGGTATCATATAGTACAGCCTACTGCTTCCAGAATAGCACAGGGGTCTGTTCAGGTTGCTCATATAATGATTGCTTTAAAGCAAAAAGATTCTAGTATTATAGCAGAGGGAAAGATCAAAGAAGTAAGAGCGTTACTTGCAAAAGGCGCAGCTTTCGAAACATTAGCACTTAATTATAGTGATGATAAAAACTCTGCAAAAAAAGGAGGGGTATTAAGTGCTTTTGAAAAAGGTCAATTAAGTAGTTCCAAGTTTGAGAATACGGCATTTGATCTTAAAAAAGTAGGTGACATTTCTGAGCCGTTTAAAACGAAATTTGGATGGCATATTTTAAAATTAATTAAGAAGAATCCCGTACTATCTTTTGAGAAAATGAAGCCTTCACTTACTAAGAGGGTTACAAAAGACTCCCGTGCCCGTGTTTTATCGCAAGAACTTAATACTAGATTACGAGAACAGTATAATATCACTCAAGAACAAGAAATCGTAAGCTATTTTACGTCTGTTTTACCAGAGGTTTATGAAGAGAAGTTAAATGTGTTTACAGATGGTAATGCGTTGTTGAGAGAGGCACTTAAGGTTGGAGATCAGGTTTATACTCACAAAGATATTGCTCAAGCACTTGAAAAAAAATATCGCAAGGCTCCATACGTTTCAAGAGACTATTTTGTAAAAAGAGAAGTTGAAAATTTTGTTAATAATGCTCTAATCACTTATCACAAATTACATCTAGAGGAGCAAGACTCAGATTTTGGTCTTCTTATTAAAGAGTATAAAGAGGGATTGTTACTTTTTGACCTTTTAAAAACAGAAATCTGGGATAAGGCTCAGAAAGATAGTGTAGGTTTAAAAACATTTTATATTAATAATATAGAAAGGTACAATGCATCACAAACTTTTACAACGCGGGTGTTTACTACATCTCAAAAGAAGATTGCCAGTACTTACTTAAAGCGCAATACACAAGGAGAAAATAGTAATAGCGTACTAAGTGTATTAAAGAAAAAGCACGATTCGCCTATTATAGTAACCTTGAAAGATTTTGTGAAAGAAGACCTTCCTATGACTGGAGTAGTAAGAATAGGAGATAAAGAACTTTTAAAAGAAGGCGAGAACTACTTAGTATATGAAGTTGTTTCTATTAATGAAGCAATGACTAACACATTACAAAATGTAAGAGGACAAGTTATGAGTGATTATCAAAAATTTCTTGAAGATACATTTGTAAATCGTCTAAGGGAAGATAGTAACATTACTGTGAACAAAACAGTTTTAAATAAGCTTATATCTAGATATAATGAGTAA